From Flavobacterium alkalisoli, the proteins below share one genomic window:
- a CDS encoding hybrid sensor histidine kinase/response regulator transcription factor yields the protein MLISCNNSNSVNIGKEKNDSTQNSKEYKASSEKISQEYTLEELDNSAGLSNSSVNCVFQDSQNLIWIGTWDGLNRYEGNSFKTYRPEPGNENSISNQVILKIAEDKQEKIWILTMHGINCYDKKTDIFSHYYFSANTSTPLSESHFNLALNPDKEVFCSVKDWGLGYFDGKIFQHLNIPTLKGKTILRLEFLNNEKLLALTEDNDLYTIDIKKSGQNKTISNSLKINSGVRTFNTLPNNSICIVSISGATTIVKASGDKIPVSKEIENIIGHTDKEIIFSEKSEYLVTDFSGNKKNTKWVALLSKYKITSITNGTEGLLWIGTDGDGILKIALKEKSFNNISKAYIPEIDGGIVRTFLKSEDKSIWIGTKGKGLFHIQSDLYPITKTPLSYTYFNENNSMINNAVYAISKAKDNLILIGTDDNGISVYDEKESKVVYWKDIAGSDKCGYFKSVYAIYQDLNNNIWLGTNGYGMIKLKMERDGKKLKITDHKKYIASNAQPNTLSSNIIFSIVPKDDNKLWIGTRLGGLNLFDKTTESFTSFKNNPNDNKGLSSNDILCLAVDAKKTLWIGTSYGLNRLDSLTNSNKAFFTHYTVNKGLPNNTVHGIIPDENSSLWISTNFGLSNFNISEDKFTNYVKNDGLQNNEFADGAFYRDSESGYIFMGGIKGFNYFLPKNITQSADLPDLFIDKISGHNQSVPYYQGLLVSSDTNTPPSITLKHNQNFFDIHLTALTYINNEKCRYAYQLEGFDKGWNTIDNRKLISFTNVPPGNYSLWMKWSNSDGVWTEPVHTINIKVKPVWWQSNTALIIYFVLALCFILFVRSYYLKRQSLKQNILFRQKEEELHENRLTFFTNIAHEFLTPLTLISGPAQKLSETNNLDDRNKKFVNMIKRNASRLSFLTQQLLEFRKAEHDHLDVKVKEFDLVNIMEQIAELFDDWAIDKNIDYTLNIPHTLQGWFDKEKIEKIVFNLLSNAFKYTPANGKINLECIIEDHDKKLKIVVTNNGKGIPKEKLESIFDRFFLSDPNQVSDTEMFRTGIGLAYVKRLVSVLRGEITVFSIPDENTVFTVIIPCEKEFFRETEIDLGITPSLISQQLKDILEETLPEQENIPEKIIAIDKAENHKKRILIAEDEKEIHTYLKDLLGSKYELIFALNGNEALQIMETETPDIIISDVMMPVMDGVEFCRTVKTDVRTCHIPFIMLTAKSSVEHRIEGLESGANSYIPKPFYPDHLLVRIQKLLEEKELILKHFAQDTLVDNLPEIPINNDEKTFIKTVIDLIREKIDNEKLDSAFIEKEMGISNSQLYRKTKEIFNLSPGDLIRTIRLKYAAELLRKNILTVSEVCYKSGFNNRSYFYREFKKIYKTTPKKYQLQFKNKAAAF from the coding sequence TTGCTTATTTCCTGCAACAATTCAAATTCCGTAAATATCGGAAAGGAAAAAAATGATTCAACACAAAACAGTAAAGAATATAAAGCATCCTCCGAAAAAATAAGTCAGGAGTATACTCTTGAGGAACTGGACAATTCTGCAGGATTATCAAACAGTTCTGTCAACTGCGTTTTTCAGGACTCTCAAAATCTTATATGGATAGGCACCTGGGATGGCCTGAACCGTTATGAAGGAAACTCATTTAAGACTTACAGGCCTGAACCGGGTAATGAAAACTCAATAAGTAATCAGGTTATATTAAAAATTGCTGAAGATAAGCAGGAGAAAATATGGATACTTACCATGCACGGAATAAATTGTTATGATAAAAAAACAGATATATTTTCTCATTATTACTTTTCTGCAAACACCAGCACTCCCCTCTCCGAATCCCATTTTAATTTAGCACTTAATCCTGATAAAGAAGTATTCTGTTCAGTAAAAGACTGGGGGTTAGGATATTTTGACGGTAAAATTTTTCAACATCTAAATATCCCAACCTTAAAAGGAAAAACAATACTTAGGCTAGAGTTTTTAAACAATGAAAAACTATTAGCATTAACCGAAGATAATGACCTGTATACTATTGATATAAAAAAATCGGGCCAGAACAAAACAATATCTAACTCTTTAAAAATCAATTCTGGTGTTAGAACATTTAATACATTACCTAATAACAGTATTTGTATTGTTTCTATCAGCGGAGCAACTACAATAGTAAAAGCATCAGGTGATAAAATTCCCGTAAGTAAAGAAATAGAAAATATTATAGGGCATACTGACAAAGAAATTATATTCTCCGAAAAATCAGAATATCTTGTAACTGATTTTTCCGGCAACAAAAAAAATACTAAATGGGTAGCACTCTTATCCAAATATAAGATTACTTCAATTACTAATGGGACAGAAGGCTTATTGTGGATAGGAACCGATGGAGACGGAATCCTGAAAATAGCATTAAAGGAAAAATCATTTAATAATATTTCTAAAGCATATATACCTGAGATAGATGGCGGAATAGTAAGAACTTTTCTTAAATCTGAAGATAAATCTATCTGGATAGGTACAAAAGGTAAAGGGCTTTTTCATATTCAAAGCGACCTGTACCCTATTACTAAAACACCTTTATCCTACACTTACTTTAATGAAAATAACAGCATGATAAACAATGCTGTTTATGCTATTTCTAAAGCCAAGGACAACCTTATACTTATAGGGACTGATGATAATGGAATAAGCGTTTATGATGAAAAAGAATCTAAAGTGGTATATTGGAAAGATATCGCAGGTAGCGACAAATGTGGCTATTTTAAATCAGTATATGCCATATACCAGGATTTGAATAACAATATCTGGCTGGGTACTAACGGCTACGGCATGATTAAGCTAAAAATGGAACGTGACGGCAAAAAACTTAAAATTACTGATCACAAAAAATATATTGCCAGCAATGCACAACCTAATACTTTAAGCAGCAATATTATATTTTCTATTGTTCCAAAAGATGATAACAAACTATGGATAGGAACGCGTTTGGGCGGACTTAATCTTTTTGACAAAACAACCGAAAGCTTTACTTCATTTAAGAATAATCCTAATGACAATAAAGGCCTGTCAAGCAATGACATTTTATGTTTAGCTGTTGATGCAAAAAAAACTTTATGGATTGGAACCAGCTACGGGCTTAATAGGTTAGACAGCTTAACTAATAGCAACAAAGCATTTTTTACACACTATACTGTAAACAAAGGACTTCCCAACAACACAGTGCACGGTATTATACCTGATGAAAATTCAAGCCTGTGGATAAGCACAAACTTTGGCCTGTCAAATTTTAATATAAGTGAGGACAAGTTTACCAATTATGTGAAAAATGACGGATTACAGAATAATGAATTTGCAGACGGGGCCTTTTATCGTGATAGTGAATCAGGTTATATATTTATGGGCGGTATAAAAGGCTTTAATTATTTCCTTCCTAAAAACATTACCCAATCTGCCGATTTACCTGATTTGTTTATAGATAAAATAAGCGGTCATAACCAGTCTGTTCCTTATTATCAGGGATTATTAGTATCTTCTGATACCAATACACCTCCTTCTATAACCTTAAAACACAATCAAAACTTTTTTGATATACATCTTACAGCACTTACTTATATAAACAATGAAAAATGCAGGTATGCATACCAATTGGAAGGATTTGATAAGGGATGGAATACCATTGATAACCGAAAATTAATTTCGTTTACAAACGTTCCCCCTGGCAATTATTCTCTTTGGATGAAGTGGTCTAACAGCGATGGAGTTTGGACAGAGCCTGTACATACCATAAATATAAAAGTAAAGCCGGTGTGGTGGCAGTCTAACACAGCGTTGATTATATATTTTGTCCTTGCTCTTTGCTTTATTCTTTTTGTCAGAAGTTATTATTTAAAGAGACAGTCTTTAAAACAAAACATTCTTTTCAGGCAAAAAGAAGAAGAATTACATGAAAACAGATTAACATTTTTCACCAACATTGCTCATGAGTTTTTAACACCTCTTACACTTATTAGTGGTCCTGCTCAAAAACTATCGGAAACAAATAATCTTGATGACCGTAACAAAAAGTTTGTTAACATGATTAAGCGAAATGCTTCGAGGCTTTCTTTTCTTACGCAACAACTTTTAGAATTCAGAAAAGCTGAACACGACCATCTCGATGTAAAAGTAAAAGAATTTGACCTGGTAAATATTATGGAGCAAATTGCTGAACTGTTTGATGACTGGGCTATTGATAAAAATATTGACTATACGCTAAACATTCCACATACTCTGCAAGGATGGTTTGATAAAGAAAAGATTGAAAAGATTGTTTTTAACCTACTTTCAAATGCATTTAAGTATACCCCTGCTAATGGTAAAATAAATCTTGAATGCATTATAGAAGATCATGATAAAAAGTTAAAAATAGTGGTCACTAATAATGGTAAGGGCATTCCTAAAGAAAAGCTGGAATCAATATTTGATCGTTTCTTCCTGTCAGATCCAAATCAGGTATCTGATACCGAAATGTTCAGGACAGGCATAGGACTCGCCTATGTAAAAAGGCTAGTAAGCGTATTGAGAGGTGAAATTACAGTATTCAGTATACCGGATGAGAATACTGTATTTACCGTTATAATTCCTTGTGAAAAAGAGTTTTTCAGGGAAACAGAAATAGATTTGGGTATTACCCCTTCTCTTATTTCTCAACAGCTTAAGGATATTCTTGAGGAAACATTACCTGAACAGGAAAACATTCCTGAAAAAATTATTGCTATCGACAAGGCAGAAAACCATAAAAAGAGAATTCTTATTGCCGAAGATGAAAAAGAAATTCATACCTATCTTAAAGATCTTTTAGGCAGTAAGTATGAACTCATCTTTGCCCTTAATGGTAATGAAGCACTGCAAATTATGGAAACCGAAACACCTGATATCATTATTAGTGATGTTATGATGCCTGTTATGGATGGTGTTGAGTTTTGCCGTACAGTTAAAACAGATGTAAGAACCTGCCATATACCTTTTATAATGCTTACAGCAAAAAGCTCTGTAGAACACCGGATTGAGGGTCTTGAAAGTGGTGCAAACTCTTATATACCAAAACCATTTTATCCTGATCATCTATTGGTAAGGATACAAAAGCTTTTAGAAGAAAAAGAACTTATTCTAAAGCATTTTGCTCAGGATACACTTGTAGACAACCTGCCTGAAATACCTATTAATAATGATGAAAAAACATTTATAAAGACAGTAATAGACCTGATACGTGAAAAAATAGATAATGAAAAGCTCGACAGTGCTTTTATTGAAAAGGAAATGGGTATCAGCAATTCACAACTATACAGAAAGACAAAAGAAATTTTTAATCTGTCACCGGGTGATCTGATAAGGACCATACGACTAAAATATGCTGCAGAGCTTCTCCGCAAAAATATATTAACGGTATCAGAAGTGTGTTATAAATCGGGCTTTAATAATCGTTCTTATTTCTACAGGGAGTTTAAAAAGATATATAAAACTACTCCTAAAAAGTATCAGCTGCAATTTAAAAACAAGGCTGCGGCATTTTAG
- a CDS encoding tetratricopeptide repeat protein: MRWGIFYFETGDLQNSINYFDKTYSIYNQRGNVRGKGLYYANVGNIYMITEDYSKALEYQERALKNFEKIKDSVSMASCMINISNIETNLKNY, translated from the coding sequence ATGAGATGGGGGATTTTTTATTTTGAAACCGGAGACTTACAAAATTCCATTAATTATTTTGATAAAACCTATTCTATATATAATCAAAGAGGAAATGTAAGGGGTAAAGGGCTTTATTATGCCAATGTAGGTAACATATATATGATAACCGAAGATTACTCAAAAGCTTTGGAATATCAGGAACGTGCTTTAAAGAATTTTGAAAAAATTAAAGATTCTGTCAGCATGGCAAGTTGTATGATCAATATAAGTAATATTGAAACAAATCTAAAAAACTATTAG